The region GAAAAAAAACTGATTTTTTAGTTTTTTCAAGAATTTTTAAATTCAGAGTGATTTTTATTGCTTGTTGTAGTAAAATGCACTTAAACAACACTTTATGAGAAAGGCAATAAGATGTTAAATGCCAAAAGTATCGCGATTGTAAGTAGTTATTTTAATGGGATTATGCTTGTAGGGGTTATATCATTTGCCGCATTGTATTTTTCTGGTATTGATTTTATTAAACTTATGCATTTTTCTCCTTTATTGATAGGCGTTATTGTAGGAACACTGGCATCTTCTATTTTTAGGAGAGCAAAAAGTTCTACTGAAAAAGGTGTCAATTTCAGTGCTAAAAAACTTTTAAGATTGGGCATCATCCTTTATGGATTTAATGTTACTTTGAGTGAAATCACAAATCTTGGAGCATCTCCTATTATCATCGCATTTGTGGTTGTTGCAGTTATTTTTGTATTGGGAACTTATATAGGGATAAAACTTGGTCTTGATAGAGATATTGCGATGCTTGTGAGTGGAGGAAGTGCGGTATGCGGGGCTGCAGCAGTATTGGCTTTGGAATCTTCGATTAAATCTGAGCCTTATAAAGGAGTCGTTGCAGTTGGAACCGTAGTGGTTTTTGGAATTATTGCGATGTTTTTATATCCGATATTTTATAATATCGGGATTATTCCTTTAACCCCCATTCAAGAAGGCATTTATATCGGCGCTACTTTACACGAAGTAGCCAATGTTGCAGGTGCTGCAAGTTCTGTTTCTCCAGAAGCTGAAAGTGTAGCAGTAACAATTAAAATGATTCGTGTGATTTTATTGGTACCGTTGCTTTTAATCGTCTCTTATTTGGCAGCACATAATTCTCACGGAGGAAATCATAGAAAATTACATATTCCTTGGTTCGCTTTTGGATTTTTGGGAGTCGTTTTGTTGAATTCTTATATTTTTAAACTTTCTGATGGGATTATTTCAGAAGAAGTTTTAATTAAGATTATGGATGCTCTTAGGTATCTTTGTAATGTTTGCTTGGTATTTGCGATGGTTGCACTGGGATTGCAGGTAGATTTAAAGAAATTTATCACTTCTGGGGGAAAAGCGTTTGCGCTTGCGTTGATATTATTTGTTATTCTGATCATCGGGGGATTTCTATTGGTTAAATTTTTTACTTAAAGGAGAATTATTATGGTTGAACTTATCGATCGTTCCAAATTTGAGAATGAGGTTAAGGCGGGTTCTGTTATTGTTGATTTTGGTGCAGACTGGTGTCCAGACTGTCGTAGAATTGAGCCTATTATGGGAGCTTTGGCCAAAGAATATGATGGAAAAGTCAAAATTTTCAAGATCAATATTGATGCTGAAGAAGCTTTAAAAGATGAGCTTGGTGTCCGGAGGATTCCCACTCTTATTTTTTATAAAGATGGCAAAGAAGTTGGAGAGAGACTTGTAGAGCCTGACAATAGACTCCCGATAGAAACTGCTTTAAAAAAGATTTTATAAACTTAAATCATTAAAATTCGCAGATTAATGGTTTAATCTGCGAAGATTGATAAGTTTTTACGGATTTTTCTATTTTTGATATAAGTCTATTTTTGGCATATGAAAGCTTTTTATATGGTAGTGTAAATTCTTGTAAGTGAAACTTAAGCTTTGAGAATGGAGCATTAAGAGGGGGTTTTTATCTTCGTGTTCCTTTTTTCTCTCAAGGTAGTTCCTAGCTGTATTATCATCGACGCCATAAAGGGATTCTCCGATGATGCTATGTCCGATATGACTCAAATGGATTCGGATTTGATGTGTCCTGCCTGTGATAGGGATAACTTTTAAAAGCGTGGAATCTATTTTTTCATCATAAAAAAGAGGAAAAATTTTTGTAATGGATTTTTTTCCATCAGAAGCTATTGTGCAACGAATACTTAAATCTTTATGTTTATCTGCATTTTGAGGGACACAGATAGGGAGATCAATCGTTTGAGGCGTACATATTTTTCCTTTCACAAAAGCAAGATATTCTTTTTGGACTTGTTTTTTTGCAAAGAGTTCTTTGAGTGAGGCTTCATAGCATTTTTTTCTACTGATCATAATCAACCCACTTGTTTCATAATCAAGTCTGTGGATAGGATTTGCCTCTTGCCCAAATTCTGATTTGATGGCATCACAAAGACTGAAATGCTCAAAATATCCCTTCGGGTGGACAAGCATTTTGGAAGGCTTGTCATAAACGGCAAAAAATGGAGTTATAAAAATCGGCTTGAGATTCATAGAGACGGGTTTGAAGTAAGTGAGTTCAACGCTTCCTGCTATTATTTGGGATTTATGAACGGGCAAGGTATTTTGTTTGAGACGCTGCTTATCTAAATGTCTTTGGGCTTCTTTTTGCGAACATCCTAAGGCTTCCATTACAAATAAAAAAGCTTTCTTTGGAGAATTTAATGTAAAATTTTTGGTTATAAAAGGCATTTTGTGATAGTTTTTAAAATCATTAAAGGAGCTCCGCTAAAACTATCTCTTTGGAGATGAAAGCTGATATTGACTTGTTCATTTTCTTTGTAAAATGTTTCGCAAAAAAATGACATCGCTTTTTGTTTGCGGTAAGAAA is a window of Helicobacter sp. 12S02232-10 DNA encoding:
- a CDS encoding RluA family pseudouridine synthase, with the translated sequence MPFITKNFTLNSPKKAFLFVMEALGCSQKEAQRHLDKQRLKQNTLPVHKSQIIAGSVELTYFKPVSMNLKPIFITPFFAVYDKPSKMLVHPKGYFEHFSLCDAIKSEFGQEANPIHRLDYETSGLIMISRKKCYEASLKELFAKKQVQKEYLAFVKGKICTPQTIDLPICVPQNADKHKDLSIRCTIASDGKKSITKIFPLFYDEKIDSTLLKVIPITGRTHQIRIHLSHIGHSIIGESLYGVDDNTARNYLERKKEHEDKNPLLMLHSQSLSFTYKNLHYHIKSFHMPKIDLYQK
- a CDS encoding putative sulfate exporter family transporter, translated to MLNAKSIAIVSSYFNGIMLVGVISFAALYFSGIDFIKLMHFSPLLIGVIVGTLASSIFRRAKSSTEKGVNFSAKKLLRLGIILYGFNVTLSEITNLGASPIIIAFVVVAVIFVLGTYIGIKLGLDRDIAMLVSGGSAVCGAAAVLALESSIKSEPYKGVVAVGTVVVFGIIAMFLYPIFYNIGIIPLTPIQEGIYIGATLHEVANVAGAASSVSPEAESVAVTIKMIRVILLVPLLLIVSYLAAHNSHGGNHRKLHIPWFAFGFLGVVLLNSYIFKLSDGIISEEVLIKIMDALRYLCNVCLVFAMVALGLQVDLKKFITSGGKAFALALILFVILIIGGFLLVKFFT
- a CDS encoding thioredoxin family protein, producing MVELIDRSKFENEVKAGSVIVDFGADWCPDCRRIEPIMGALAKEYDGKVKIFKINIDAEEALKDELGVRRIPTLIFYKDGKEVGERLVEPDNRLPIETALKKIL